The Benincasa hispida cultivar B227 chromosome 11, ASM972705v1, whole genome shotgun sequence genome has a segment encoding these proteins:
- the LOC120089870 gene encoding OVARIAN TUMOR DOMAIN-containing deubiquitinating enzyme 4 isoform X1, with translation MSIGSISVSTRNAVPLNFRVCTQMGSNICTVLSRGTSTSCCSYGISRPKYADQSVTTISSCSPKSSQRFQGRCLISCFSRRSIDFRALTVKDLISDGGSCGRELEISLALKGMNMKLSIPNDVMSSKIKCNRRWPERWASAGLVFGWVVCYSTSEPVHAEAAYEEDDAEENSGSSHVKFSHGKKVYTNYSVIGIPGDGRCLFRSVAHGACLRSGKPAPSESLQRVLADELRSKVADEFIKRREETEWFVEGNFDTYVSNMRKPHVWGGEPELFMASHVLHAPIIVYMYDKDSGGLISIAEYGDEYGKENPIRVLYHGFGHYDALQIPAKQGVGRSKL, from the exons ATGAGTATTGGATCAATCAGTGTTTCCACTAGGAATGCTGTCCCTCTGAACTTCCGTGTTTGCACACAGATGGGCAGCAACATATGTACAGTGTTGTCCCGAGGAACATCAACTTCATGCTGTTCCTATGGAATTTCAAGACCAAAGTATGCTGATCAATCCGTCACCACAATATCGTCTTGTTCGCCAAAGAGTAGCCAAAGATTCCAGGGACGCTGTCTCATTTCTTGCTTCTCCAGACGGTCAATTGACTTCCGAGCTTTGACGGTTAAAGATTTGATCTCCGATGGAGGGTCATGTGGAAGAGAACTTGAAATTTCACTGGCACTTAAAGGTATGAATATGAAGCTCTCAATCCCCAATGATGTGATGTCTAGCAAAATCAAGTGTAACAGGCGATGGCCAGAAAGATGGGCATCTGCTGGCTTAGTTTTTGGGTGGGTGGTTTGTTATTCAACTTCTGAACCAGTCCATGCTGAAGCAGCTTATGAGGAAGACGATGCTGAAGAAAACTCTGGTTCATCTCATGTCAAATTCTCTCATGGAAAGAAGGTTTACACCAACTATTCGGTTATCG GAATTCCTGGAGATGGAAGATGTTTGTTCCGCTCAGTTGCTCATGGTGCTTGTTTGCGATCCGGGAAACCAGCTCCAAGTGAGAGCCTTCAGAGAGTTTTGGCCGATGAATTGCGGTCCAAG GTTGCAGATGAGTTCATCAAGAGACGCGAGGAAACAGAGTG GTTCGTTGAAGGCAATTTTGATACATACGTGTCAAATATGCGAAAACCACATGTGTGGGGAGGCGAACCGGAGTTATTCATGGCTTCACATGTTCTTCA TGCACCTATCATAGTGTACATGTACGATAAAGATTCTGGTGGGTTGATTTCCATTGCTGAATATGGCGATGAATATGGCAAAGAAAATCCAATCAGAGTTCTGTACCATGGTTTTGGCCATTACGATGCTTTGCAAATTCCTGCAAAACAAGGGGTAGGTAGATCAAAACTTTAG
- the LOC120089870 gene encoding OVARIAN TUMOR DOMAIN-containing deubiquitinating enzyme 4 isoform X2: MSIGSISVSTRNAVPLNFRVCTQMGSNICTVLSRGTSTSCCSYGISRPKYADQSVTTISSCSPKSSQRFQGRCLISCFSRRSIDFRALTVKDLISDGGSCGRELEISLALKAYEEDDAEENSGSSHVKFSHGKKVYTNYSVIGIPGDGRCLFRSVAHGACLRSGKPAPSESLQRVLADELRSKVADEFIKRREETEWFVEGNFDTYVSNMRKPHVWGGEPELFMASHVLHAPIIVYMYDKDSGGLISIAEYGDEYGKENPIRVLYHGFGHYDALQIPAKQGVGRSKL, encoded by the exons ATGAGTATTGGATCAATCAGTGTTTCCACTAGGAATGCTGTCCCTCTGAACTTCCGTGTTTGCACACAGATGGGCAGCAACATATGTACAGTGTTGTCCCGAGGAACATCAACTTCATGCTGTTCCTATGGAATTTCAAGACCAAAGTATGCTGATCAATCCGTCACCACAATATCGTCTTGTTCGCCAAAGAGTAGCCAAAGATTCCAGGGACGCTGTCTCATTTCTTGCTTCTCCAGACGGTCAATTGACTTCCGAGCTTTGACGGTTAAAGATTTGATCTCCGATGGAGGGTCATGTGGAAGAGAACTTGAAATTTCACTGGCACTTAAAG CTTATGAGGAAGACGATGCTGAAGAAAACTCTGGTTCATCTCATGTCAAATTCTCTCATGGAAAGAAGGTTTACACCAACTATTCGGTTATCG GAATTCCTGGAGATGGAAGATGTTTGTTCCGCTCAGTTGCTCATGGTGCTTGTTTGCGATCCGGGAAACCAGCTCCAAGTGAGAGCCTTCAGAGAGTTTTGGCCGATGAATTGCGGTCCAAG GTTGCAGATGAGTTCATCAAGAGACGCGAGGAAACAGAGTG GTTCGTTGAAGGCAATTTTGATACATACGTGTCAAATATGCGAAAACCACATGTGTGGGGAGGCGAACCGGAGTTATTCATGGCTTCACATGTTCTTCA TGCACCTATCATAGTGTACATGTACGATAAAGATTCTGGTGGGTTGATTTCCATTGCTGAATATGGCGATGAATATGGCAAAGAAAATCCAATCAGAGTTCTGTACCATGGTTTTGGCCATTACGATGCTTTGCAAATTCCTGCAAAACAAGGGGTAGGTAGATCAAAACTTTAG